From the genome of Hymenobacter sp. PAMC 26628, one region includes:
- a CDS encoding ABC transporter ATP-binding protein, protein MQLLFSYLRRYWGLLALALVLAAVNQVFSLLDPYIFRKLVDQFTARYPDMSGMRSVPFAPFFREAIPLLAMMLGVAMVSRIAKNFQDYYVNVITQRLGATMYSDGLRHSLDLPYQVFEDQRSGETLGKLQKVRLDVEKLIQSFVNVLFTALVGIIFVMWYAISVYWPIALGYFLTIPLLGILSFALSKRIKVIQKTIVAETTSLAGATTESLRNIELIKSLGLAQQETDRLNGITGKILKLELRKVRYLRSLSFVQGTFVNLLRNVIILLLLYLRVQNHISLGEFFSFFIYSFSIFGPLQEFGTIIGNYRESEASLANFQKILDTPRDVKPEHPVEINKIETLAFEDVRFKHLSADVPALDGISFGAKLGETVAFVGPSGSGKTTLVKLLVGLYPPLAGRILYNGVPSDRVDLDALREQIGFVTQDTQLFAGTIRENLRFVAPHATDDECLRALHEAAADTLLARAPQGLDTVLGEGGVKVSGGEKQRLSIARALLRRPTLLVFDEATSALDSLTEEEIGRTVRELSGSRQHITILIAHRLSTILHADRIFVLERGQVAEAGRHDELLASKGLYYAMWRQQIGERAPVLAKA, encoded by the coding sequence ATGCAATTACTTTTTAGTTACCTCCGGCGCTATTGGGGCCTGTTGGCCCTGGCCTTGGTGCTGGCCGCCGTCAACCAGGTTTTCTCGCTGCTCGACCCTTACATTTTTCGTAAGCTAGTGGACCAGTTTACGGCGCGCTACCCCGACATGAGCGGGATGCGCAGCGTGCCGTTTGCGCCGTTTTTCCGAGAAGCTATTCCGCTGCTGGCCATGATGTTGGGCGTGGCAATGGTGTCGCGCATTGCCAAGAATTTTCAGGATTACTACGTCAACGTTATCACGCAGCGGCTGGGGGCGACCATGTATTCCGACGGCCTGCGGCACTCGCTCGATCTGCCCTACCAGGTGTTTGAGGACCAGCGTTCGGGCGAGACGCTGGGCAAGCTCCAGAAGGTGCGCCTCGACGTGGAGAAGCTGATCCAAAGCTTTGTCAACGTGCTATTTACGGCGCTCGTGGGCATCATTTTCGTGATGTGGTACGCCATTAGCGTGTACTGGCCCATTGCGCTGGGCTACTTCCTCACCATTCCGCTGCTGGGTATTCTGAGCTTTGCCCTCAGCAAGCGCATCAAGGTCATCCAGAAGACCATTGTGGCCGAAACCACTTCGCTGGCTGGCGCCACCACCGAGAGCCTGCGCAACATTGAGCTGATAAAAAGCTTGGGGCTGGCCCAGCAGGAAACCGACCGCCTCAACGGCATCACCGGCAAAATTCTGAAGCTGGAGCTGCGCAAGGTGCGCTACCTGCGTTCGCTGAGCTTCGTGCAGGGCACGTTCGTGAATTTGCTGCGTAACGTTATCATCCTATTGCTCTTGTACTTGCGGGTGCAGAACCACATCAGCCTGGGCGAGTTCTTCTCGTTCTTTATCTACTCGTTCTCCATCTTCGGGCCGTTGCAGGAATTTGGCACCATCATCGGCAATTACCGCGAATCGGAGGCTTCGTTAGCTAATTTCCAGAAGATCCTCGACACGCCGCGCGACGTGAAGCCAGAGCACCCGGTCGAAATCAACAAGATTGAAACGCTGGCTTTTGAAGACGTGCGCTTCAAGCACTTGAGCGCCGACGTGCCGGCCTTGGATGGCATTTCCTTCGGCGCCAAGCTGGGCGAAACCGTTGCCTTCGTGGGGCCCTCGGGCTCGGGCAAAACCACGCTCGTGAAGCTGCTGGTGGGGCTGTACCCGCCGCTGGCCGGCCGCATCCTCTACAACGGCGTGCCCAGCGACCGGGTGGACCTGGACGCGCTGCGCGAGCAAATCGGCTTCGTGACGCAAGACACGCAGCTCTTCGCCGGCACCATCCGCGAGAACCTGCGCTTCGTGGCCCCCCACGCCACCGACGACGAATGCCTGCGGGCCCTGCACGAAGCGGCCGCCGACACGCTGCTGGCCCGGGCCCCCCAGGGCCTCGACACGGTGCTCGGCGAGGGCGGCGTGAAGGTGTCGGGTGGCGAAAAGCAGCGCCTGAGCATTGCCAGGGCCCTGCTGCGCCGCCCCACCCTGCTCGTGTTCGACGAGGCCACCTCGGCCCTCGACTCGCTCACGGAGGAAGAAATCGGGCGCACGGTGCGCGAGCTATCGGGCTCACGCCAGCACATCACCATCCTCATCGCCCACCGCCTCAGCACCATTTTGCACGCCGACCGCATCTTCGTGCTCGAGCGCGGCCAAGTGGCCGAAGCTGGCCGCCACGACGAGCTACTGGCCAGCAAAGGCCTGTACTACGCCATGTGGCGCCAGCAAATCGGCGAACGGGCCCCCGTGCTGGCCAAGGCCTAG
- a CDS encoding phosphatase PAP2 family protein produces the protein MRYSLLYRLKIWLLIVGLATPALAQVPAQAPAPAADTTHKYENTVGAPTAAKRPFFKSKGFRAAIVPAVLIGYGAYTFNGGGFYTNQDANRDIHRLFPTYRTHLDNYLQFVPYLEVGAVVLAGVESRNDRVNLGLVVLKSELIMLSSVYIVKTLSHEERPDGSDNLSFPSGHTAQAFLAASIVHTEFRDKSQWYGVGAYAVATGVGVLRMVNTKHWQSDVIAGAGFGILSAHVAYLTHRNRWGRKPLDRTSAWQVTPLYYGGATGLTLSWHPR, from the coding sequence ATGCGGTATTCTTTACTTTACCGGCTGAAAATCTGGCTGCTGATTGTTGGCTTGGCCACCCCAGCGCTGGCCCAGGTGCCTGCACAGGCGCCCGCCCCGGCGGCCGACACGACCCACAAATACGAAAACACGGTTGGGGCCCCCACGGCGGCTAAAAGACCGTTTTTTAAGAGCAAGGGCTTTCGGGCAGCCATTGTGCCAGCGGTGCTCATCGGCTACGGAGCGTACACTTTCAACGGAGGCGGTTTTTATACCAACCAGGACGCGAACCGCGACATCCACCGCCTCTTTCCCACCTACCGCACGCACCTCGACAACTACCTGCAATTTGTGCCCTACTTGGAAGTGGGGGCCGTAGTGCTCGCCGGGGTCGAGTCGCGCAACGACCGGGTAAACCTGGGGTTGGTCGTTCTCAAAAGCGAATTGATCATGCTCTCCAGCGTGTACATTGTCAAGACTTTGAGCCACGAAGAACGGCCCGATGGCTCCGACAACCTCTCGTTTCCGTCGGGGCACACGGCGCAGGCGTTTTTGGCGGCCAGCATCGTGCACACCGAGTTTCGGGACAAAAGCCAGTGGTACGGCGTTGGCGCCTACGCGGTGGCCACGGGCGTCGGGGTGCTGCGGATGGTCAATACCAAGCACTGGCAGAGCGACGTAATAGCCGGGGCGGGTTTCGGTATTCTATCGGCACACGTGGCCTACCTCACGCACCGCAACCGCTGGGGCCGCAAGCCGCTGGACCGGACCTCCGCGTGGCAGGTGACGCCGCTCTACTACGGCGGGGCCACGGGCCTGACGCTGAGCTGGCACCCGCGCTAG
- a CDS encoding efflux RND transporter periplasmic adaptor subunit, translated as MSTDSTAPAASGTGRFWLVILVLLAVFGALFAIGLLPRLQHNQALDAEEQATARAKPVVTVLPAKPAPAVTTVTLPADVRSNHETYVFARVNGFVQSWTGDIGQHVRRGQVLATITTPELDQQLAQAQASLALARSSFNRLESVTLPGAVSRQEVDAGRAQFAVQQAAVRQLQAQRSFRRVLAPFTGTVTQRTVDVGNLVTGGNATGTQLFKVEQTDTLRAFVDIPQNFVTGIKRGLKADVLVPEFPTQPFEGRVARDAEALDPQTRTLRTEVLVVNRGPRRLRPGIYGQVRFYLPQTTPSIIISANALVPGIDSKVAMVRDGKIHFQNLVLGRDFGTNLEVTQGLKGGELLVLNPTENLTEGLAVSARAAPKTPAPAGPPPAKPRPNDPDAPRVSSPIAK; from the coding sequence ATGTCAACCGATTCCACTGCCCCCGCCGCTTCCGGCACCGGCCGCTTCTGGCTGGTCATCCTCGTGCTGCTCGCCGTGTTCGGGGCCCTGTTTGCCATAGGCCTGCTGCCCCGGCTCCAGCACAACCAGGCCCTCGACGCGGAAGAGCAGGCAACGGCCCGCGCCAAGCCCGTGGTGACGGTGCTGCCCGCCAAGCCGGCCCCCGCCGTGACGACCGTCACGCTGCCCGCCGACGTGCGCTCGAACCACGAAACCTACGTGTTTGCCCGCGTGAACGGCTTCGTGCAGAGCTGGACCGGCGACATCGGCCAGCATGTGCGCCGGGGCCAGGTGCTGGCCACCATCACCACGCCCGAGCTGGACCAGCAGTTGGCGCAGGCGCAGGCCAGCCTGGCGCTGGCCCGCAGCTCGTTCAACCGCCTCGAAAGCGTGACGCTGCCCGGGGCCGTGTCGCGGCAGGAAGTGGACGCCGGCCGGGCCCAGTTTGCCGTGCAGCAGGCCGCCGTGCGGCAGTTGCAGGCCCAGCGCAGCTTCCGGCGGGTGCTCGCGCCCTTCACCGGCACCGTGACGCAGCGCACCGTGGACGTGGGCAACCTCGTGACCGGCGGCAACGCCACCGGCACGCAGCTCTTCAAGGTGGAGCAGACCGACACGCTGCGGGCCTTCGTGGACATCCCCCAGAACTTCGTGACCGGCATCAAGCGCGGGCTGAAGGCCGACGTGCTCGTGCCCGAGTTTCCGACCCAGCCCTTCGAAGGCCGGGTGGCCCGCGACGCCGAAGCCCTGGACCCCCAGACCCGCACGCTGCGCACCGAAGTGCTGGTGGTGAACCGGGGGCCCCGGCGGCTGCGGCCCGGCATCTACGGCCAGGTGCGCTTTTACCTGCCCCAGACCACGCCCAGCATCATTATTTCGGCCAACGCCCTGGTGCCGGGCATCGACTCGAAGGTGGCAATGGTGCGCGACGGCAAGATTCACTTTCAGAACCTGGTGCTGGGCCGCGACTTTGGCACGAACCTCGAGGTGACCCAGGGCCTGAAGGGCGGCGAGCTGCTGGTCCTCAACCCCACCGAAAACCTCACCGAAGGCCTGGCCGTGAGCGCCAGGGCCGCCCCTAAAACGCCCGCCCCCGCCGGGCCCCCGCCGGCCAAGCCCCGCCCCAACGACCCCGACGCACCCCGGGTGTCGTCGCCGATTGCGAAGTAG
- a CDS encoding TonB-dependent receptor — translation MKSIFMAAGLSLASLVNAYAQQPNALRGTILDAQTQQPLPGVSVGVPGTGLGTTTDAAGHFALPNAPATREVTVSFIGYNAQNLRVPADGRALTVRLEAAPVTLQGVVVSASREQEKRTEAPVAISTVSPQLMADTKATAPYQLLNKVAGVYMVDLGSEQHMMAIRQPITTNAVYLYLEDGLPIRPIGIFNHNALYEINQNGVRSIEVVKGPASSLYGSNAIGGAVNFLTRQPTPLPTAGVSVQGDGFGYRRLDASASGTVGKLGVFVGGYAARQRGGWQDYTDFSKESWTARADYALTAKTRLIGAGTYNYLSTQTPGSLDSAHFYSRRYQSNNRFTNRVVTAVRSSLRLEHDWSAAQQTAFTGFYRSNSTGQLPSYYIGDVYDKATGAYQSSNGQVNNQSFRSYGALAQHRADLDFLHARLIVGGYFDYSPSTYFARYLDIQKDQTNNFYTGFTDTGRYLDNYRIDLYNEAAYAQYEVPATEALRIVGGLRYDRVQYKFTNDLSGSQTTKKAAQDNVYNLVAPKLGLTYALGPNRGLYANFSTGFEPPETGSLYSSRQKAELTQANFNNYEAGGWVALLDRKVYLDLSLYQMDGRNEIISVGLNDNTNNTQYVNAGATRHRGVEYALTYAPVSEVNFRLSGTNARHTFLAYSEFAQGRDKDYSGNRMSNAPDWIANGEVFYKPRFVPGARLGLEWQHIGSYFTNTANTKAYAGYDLFNLRLGYRLPQTALRGLEVWANVVNLSNQLYAVNATTTQYGTTYSAAAPRTVTLGAGYTFAAKARE, via the coding sequence ATGAAATCTATTTTTATGGCGGCTGGCCTGAGCTTGGCCAGCCTGGTTAACGCCTACGCCCAGCAGCCGAACGCGCTGCGCGGCACTATTCTCGACGCCCAGACGCAGCAGCCGCTGCCGGGCGTCAGCGTCGGGGTGCCGGGCACCGGCCTGGGCACCACCACCGACGCCGCCGGGCACTTTGCCCTGCCCAATGCACCCGCCACGCGCGAGGTAACCGTCTCGTTCATTGGCTACAACGCCCAGAACCTGCGCGTGCCCGCCGACGGCCGGGCCCTGACCGTACGCCTCGAAGCGGCCCCCGTGACCCTGCAAGGCGTGGTGGTATCGGCCAGCCGCGAGCAGGAAAAGCGCACCGAGGCCCCGGTGGCCATCAGCACGGTGTCGCCGCAGCTCATGGCCGACACCAAGGCCACCGCGCCCTACCAGCTGCTCAACAAAGTGGCGGGCGTGTACATGGTCGATTTGGGCAGCGAGCAGCACATGATGGCCATCCGCCAGCCCATTACCACCAACGCCGTGTACCTCTACCTGGAGGACGGCCTGCCCATCCGGCCCATCGGCATCTTCAACCACAACGCGCTCTACGAAATCAACCAGAACGGGGTGCGCAGCATCGAAGTGGTGAAGGGCCCGGCTTCGTCGCTCTATGGCTCCAACGCCATCGGCGGGGCCGTTAATTTCCTGACGCGGCAGCCCACACCCTTGCCCACGGCGGGCGTGTCGGTGCAGGGCGACGGCTTCGGCTACCGCCGGCTCGATGCCAGCGCCAGCGGCACGGTGGGCAAGCTGGGCGTGTTTGTGGGCGGCTACGCGGCCCGGCAGCGCGGCGGCTGGCAGGATTATACCGACTTCAGCAAGGAGTCGTGGACGGCGCGGGCCGACTACGCGTTGACGGCCAAAACGCGCCTCATCGGCGCGGGCACCTACAACTACCTCAGCACCCAAACGCCCGGCAGCCTCGACAGCGCCCACTTCTACAGCCGCCGCTACCAGAGCAACAACCGCTTCACCAACCGCGTGGTGACGGCCGTGCGCAGCAGCCTGCGCCTGGAGCACGACTGGAGCGCGGCCCAGCAAACGGCCTTCACGGGCTTTTACCGCTCCAACTCGACCGGCCAGCTGCCGAGCTACTACATCGGCGACGTGTACGACAAGGCCACTGGCGCGTACCAAAGCTCGAACGGGCAGGTGAACAACCAGTCGTTCCGCAGCTACGGGGCCCTGGCCCAGCACCGCGCCGACCTGGACTTTCTGCACGCGCGCCTCATCGTGGGCGGGTACTTCGACTACAGCCCGAGCACGTACTTCGCCCGCTACCTCGACATTCAGAAGGACCAAACCAACAACTTCTACACCGGCTTCACCGACACCGGCCGCTACCTCGACAACTACCGGATTGACCTCTACAACGAGGCCGCCTACGCCCAGTACGAAGTGCCGGCCACCGAGGCGCTGCGCATTGTGGGGGGCCTGCGCTACGACCGGGTGCAGTACAAGTTCACTAACGACCTGAGCGGCAGCCAGACCACCAAAAAGGCCGCCCAGGACAACGTGTACAACCTGGTGGCCCCCAAGCTGGGGCTGACCTACGCGCTGGGCCCCAACCGGGGCCTGTACGCCAACTTCAGCACCGGCTTCGAGCCGCCCGAAACCGGCAGCCTCTACAGCTCGCGGCAAAAGGCCGAGCTGACGCAGGCCAACTTCAACAACTACGAGGCCGGGGGCTGGGTGGCCCTGCTCGACCGCAAGGTGTACCTCGACCTGAGCCTGTACCAGATGGACGGCCGCAATGAGATAATCAGCGTGGGCCTGAACGACAACACCAACAACACCCAGTACGTGAACGCGGGCGCGACCCGCCACCGCGGCGTGGAGTACGCGCTGACGTACGCGCCGGTATCGGAAGTGAATTTCCGCCTCAGCGGCACCAACGCCCGGCACACGTTTCTGGCGTACAGCGAGTTTGCCCAGGGTAGGGATAAAGACTACTCGGGCAACCGCATGAGCAATGCCCCCGACTGGATTGCGAACGGCGAGGTGTTCTACAAGCCGCGCTTCGTGCCCGGGGCCCGCCTGGGCCTGGAGTGGCAGCACATCGGCTCCTACTTCACCAACACCGCCAACACGAAAGCCTACGCGGGCTACGACCTGTTCAACCTGCGCCTGGGCTACCGCCTGCCGCAAACGGCCCTGCGCGGCCTCGAAGTATGGGCCAACGTGGTGAACCTCAGCAATCAGCTGTACGCGGTGAACGCCACCACCACCCAGTACGGCACCACCTACTCGGCCGCCGCGCCGCGCACCGTCACGCTGGGCGCGGGCTACACCTTTGCCGCGAAGGCCCGGGAGTAG
- a CDS encoding TolC family protein — protein MRISLAFLSLLLSGCAASHYRYEPPAVAVPAAFKNAEPVDLRGRARAEVPAPLRADAGRELPQVPRLPAWWAVFNDSSLTRLEGQVSALNFATRAAVARIDQARAQLRVANAQRVPVVALAPSLYTTQLSALRPVQSSVIPAVAVQQNQFYVPLNVSYEVDLWGRLKRGAQAALATEQASEADEQTVRLSTSADAATYYFNIRGLDAELLVLDSARQAYRYNVQLTNARFRAGVDNEIGVRYAQAQLATVEGSAVELRRQRAGLVALLATLTGRPASSFALLSLTPDSVSYRGLPPRRGSRPGAAQSGLPPLLVPLPSIPATLPASLLLRRPDVRYQERLLAAAGLRADQARLNRLPTLLLNGFIGPQSARLAELPKVGNGLTYYVGGGFNVPLFDGGRLRGAEQLARAQGRELAAAYQGTALTAYEEVETALANVRAGQAQLAAQQRALAAARLAGSLTLERYLSGLSDYFAVVVADNQTLTTARLVAQTQTTQLQAAVALVRALGGSWQ, from the coding sequence ATGCGTATCTCTCTTGCCTTCCTGAGCTTGCTGCTAAGTGGCTGCGCCGCGAGCCACTACCGGTACGAGCCGCCCGCCGTGGCCGTGCCCGCGGCGTTCAAGAACGCGGAGCCCGTCGATTTGCGGGGGCGGGCCCGGGCCGAGGTGCCCGCGCCGCTGCGGGCCGATGCCGGGCGCGAACTGCCGCAAGTGCCGCGCCTGCCCGCGTGGTGGGCGGTGTTCAACGACAGTTCGCTCACCCGGCTCGAAGGCCAGGTGTCGGCCCTGAACTTCGCCACGCGGGCGGCCGTGGCCCGCATCGACCAGGCGCGGGCGCAACTGCGCGTGGCCAACGCCCAGCGGGTGCCGGTGGTGGCGCTGGCCCCCTCGCTCTACACCACCCAGCTCTCGGCGCTGCGGCCGGTGCAGTCGAGCGTGATTCCGGCCGTGGCGGTGCAGCAAAACCAGTTTTACGTGCCCCTGAACGTCAGCTACGAAGTCGATTTGTGGGGCCGCCTGAAGCGCGGGGCCCAGGCGGCCCTGGCCACCGAGCAGGCCAGCGAGGCCGACGAGCAAACGGTGCGGCTGAGTACGTCGGCCGACGCGGCGACCTACTACTTCAACATCCGCGGCCTCGATGCCGAGCTGCTGGTGCTCGACAGCGCCCGCCAGGCCTACCGCTACAACGTGCAGTTGACCAACGCCCGCTTTCGGGCCGGGGTGGACAACGAAATCGGGGTGCGCTACGCCCAGGCCCAGTTGGCCACCGTGGAGGGCAGCGCCGTGGAGCTGCGCCGGCAGCGGGCCGGGCTGGTGGCCTTGCTGGCCACCCTCACCGGGCGGCCGGCCAGCAGCTTCGCGCTGCTCTCGCTGACCCCCGACTCGGTGAGCTACCGCGGCCTGCCGCCGCGGCGCGGCAGCCGGCCGGGGGCGGCCCAGTCGGGCCTGCCGCCGCTGCTGGTGCCGCTGCCCAGCATTCCGGCCACGCTGCCGGCCAGCCTGCTGCTGCGCCGGCCCGACGTGCGCTACCAGGAGCGCCTGCTGGCCGCCGCCGGCCTGCGGGCCGACCAGGCCCGCCTCAACCGCCTGCCCACGCTGCTGCTCAACGGCTTCATTGGCCCGCAAAGCGCCCGCCTCGCCGAGCTGCCCAAGGTGGGCAACGGCCTGACGTACTACGTGGGCGGGGGCTTCAACGTCCCGCTCTTCGACGGCGGCCGCCTGCGCGGGGCCGAGCAACTGGCTCGCGCCCAAGGCCGCGAGCTGGCCGCGGCGTACCAGGGCACCGCGCTCACCGCCTACGAGGAGGTCGAAACCGCCCTGGCCAACGTGCGGGCCGGCCAGGCGCAGCTGGCGGCCCAGCAGCGGGCCCTGGCGGCCGCCCGCCTGGCCGGCAGCCTCACGTTGGAGCGCTACCTCAGCGGCCTCAGCGACTACTTCGCCGTGGTGGTGGCCGACAACCAAACGCTCACCACCGCCCGCCTCGTGGCGCAAACCCAAACCACCCAGCTCCAGGCCGCCGTGGCCCTGGTGCGGGCCCTGGGCGGCAGTTGGCAGTAG
- a CDS encoding efflux RND transporter permease subunit, whose translation MWIVRLALARPYTFVVMALLILIMGVLTIQRMAVDIFPDIPIPVVGIVWTYSGIAPEEMNQRIVTPVERSITTTVSDVEHQESQSLKGIGLIKVFFQPGTSPDAGVAQITAVCQTILRVLPPGITPPLIIRYSASNVPIAQTSLSSETLGESDLFDAANAFIRPGLAVVQGASVLLPNGGKPKQIMVDLDPQKLAGKGLSADDVVATLTAQNLIIPAGTAKIGPREYDVKMNSSPEAVATLNDLPIKTINGVTIYVRDVAFVHQGSAVQANIVRQNGRRTAIIPILKSGAASTLAVIDKIKQVLPNIQANAPAGLNIKLLFDQSFFVRASIKGVLIEASIAAGLTALMILLFLGSWRSTLIIATSIPLSILVSIVVMNILGQTLNIMTLGGLSLAVGILVDDATVEIENIHRNMGQKKPLKRSILDGAQQIATPALVATLSICIVFVPVFFLGGVASAIFAPLATAVIFAMLASYLLSRTLVPTMVMYLLRKELPIYHAQEEEQVPSAAFRNGRAVSQAERDLARLRREQFERAHPSGTPEEEAEPGITDGERRAGEAITKTWVWRLHTGFEHGFEKFRHGYRGALDWALDHRPLVIAAFAVLFVGSLGLFPLIGQNFFPTVDAGQLRLHIRVPSGTRIEDTESRFRQVETVIRQVIPAKELDLVLDNIGLPEVAINLILSDNPTIGASDGEILVSMKAEHGPTGRYIEEIRRQIHRQYPDLTIFFQPADIVNQTLNFGLPAPIDIQVTGRNVAANQKIAAALKRKISGVPGVVDAFVYQVFDLPRLQLNVDRLRAQQAGLTQRDIANNVLVNLSSSTQTSPNRWLNPQNGVDYPVAVQTPPSSLANLNQIGAITVTGPGQLSPQLLTNFTQVNRTLTTAVASDYNIQRTVDVYASVSGRDLGGVSTDLRRLIADAEKHLPKGTTIVMRGQVESMRTSFIGLGLGLAGAIVLVYLLMAVNFQSWLDPLIIITALPGALAGILWMLFVTQTTLSVPALMGAIMCIGVATANSILLVTFANERRGEEPDLSPRDAALDAGFTRLRPVLMTALAMIIGLLPMSLGLGEGGEQNAPLGRAVIGGLLLATGTTLFFVPIMFSYLKKKEEPAPAARPEPETTPEPQLA comes from the coding sequence ATGTGGATAGTCAGGCTGGCGCTGGCGCGCCCTTACACGTTCGTGGTCATGGCGCTGCTGATTCTGATAATGGGGGTGCTGACCATCCAGCGCATGGCGGTGGACATCTTCCCCGACATCCCGATTCCGGTGGTGGGCATCGTCTGGACGTACTCGGGCATCGCCCCGGAGGAGATGAACCAGCGCATCGTGACGCCCGTAGAGCGCTCCATCACCACCACCGTCAGCGACGTGGAGCACCAGGAGAGCCAGAGCCTCAAGGGCATCGGGCTGATAAAGGTGTTTTTCCAGCCCGGCACCAGCCCCGACGCCGGCGTGGCCCAGATTACGGCCGTCTGCCAGACCATCCTGCGGGTGCTGCCGCCGGGCATCACGCCGCCGCTCATCATCCGCTACTCGGCTTCCAACGTGCCGATTGCCCAAACCTCGCTCAGCTCGGAAACCCTCGGCGAGTCGGACCTCTTCGACGCGGCCAATGCCTTCATCCGGCCGGGGCTGGCGGTGGTGCAGGGGGCCTCGGTGCTGCTGCCCAACGGGGGCAAGCCCAAGCAGATAATGGTGGACCTCGACCCGCAGAAGCTGGCCGGCAAGGGCCTCAGCGCCGACGACGTGGTGGCCACCCTCACCGCCCAGAACCTCATCATTCCGGCCGGCACGGCCAAAATCGGTCCCCGCGAGTACGACGTGAAGATGAACTCCAGCCCGGAGGCGGTGGCCACGCTCAACGACCTGCCCATCAAAACGATCAACGGCGTGACGATTTACGTGCGCGACGTGGCCTTCGTGCACCAGGGCTCGGCGGTGCAGGCCAACATCGTGCGCCAGAACGGCCGCCGCACGGCCATCATCCCCATCCTCAAGAGCGGGGCGGCCTCCACGCTGGCCGTCATCGACAAAATCAAGCAGGTGCTGCCCAACATCCAGGCCAACGCCCCGGCCGGCCTCAACATCAAGCTGCTGTTCGACCAGTCTTTTTTCGTGCGGGCCAGCATCAAGGGCGTACTGATTGAGGCCAGCATCGCGGCGGGCCTCACGGCCCTCATGATTCTGTTGTTCCTGGGCTCGTGGCGCTCCACGCTCATCATCGCCACCAGCATCCCGCTCTCCATCCTGGTCAGCATCGTGGTGATGAACATCCTGGGCCAGACGCTCAACATCATGACGCTCGGCGGCCTCTCGCTGGCCGTGGGCATCCTGGTGGACGACGCCACGGTGGAAATTGAGAACATCCACCGCAACATGGGCCAGAAAAAGCCCCTCAAGCGCAGCATCCTGGACGGGGCCCAGCAGATTGCCACGCCCGCGCTGGTGGCCACGCTCTCGATTTGCATCGTGTTCGTGCCGGTGTTTTTCCTGGGCGGGGTGGCCTCGGCCATCTTCGCGCCGCTGGCCACGGCCGTGATTTTTGCCATGCTGGCCTCGTACCTGCTCAGCCGGACACTGGTGCCGACGATGGTGATGTACCTGCTGCGCAAGGAGCTGCCCATCTATCACGCCCAGGAGGAGGAGCAGGTGCCGAGCGCCGCCTTCCGCAACGGCCGCGCCGTGAGCCAAGCCGAGCGCGACCTCGCCCGCCTGCGCCGCGAGCAGTTCGAGCGGGCGCACCCCAGCGGCACCCCCGAAGAAGAAGCCGAGCCGGGCATCACCGACGGCGAGCGCCGGGCCGGCGAGGCCATCACCAAAACCTGGGTGTGGCGCCTGCACACCGGCTTCGAGCACGGCTTTGAAAAGTTCCGCCACGGCTACCGGGGGGCCCTGGACTGGGCCCTGGACCACCGCCCGCTGGTGATTGCGGCCTTCGCGGTGCTGTTTGTGGGCTCGCTGGGGCTGTTTCCGCTGATTGGCCAGAACTTCTTCCCGACCGTGGACGCCGGCCAGCTGCGCCTGCACATCCGGGTGCCCTCCGGCACCCGCATCGAGGACACGGAAAGCCGCTTCCGGCAGGTGGAAACCGTCATCCGGCAAGTCATTCCGGCGAAGGAGCTGGACCTGGTGCTCGACAACATCGGCCTGCCCGAGGTGGCCATCAACCTGATCCTGAGCGACAACCCCACCATTGGGGCCAGCGACGGCGAGATTCTGGTGAGCATGAAGGCCGAGCACGGCCCCACGGGCCGGTACATCGAGGAAATCCGCCGGCAGATTCACCGGCAGTACCCCGACCTGACCATCTTCTTCCAGCCGGCCGACATCGTGAACCAGACCCTGAACTTTGGCCTGCCGGCTCCCATCGACATCCAAGTGACGGGCCGCAACGTGGCGGCCAACCAGAAAATTGCCGCCGCGCTGAAGCGCAAAATCTCGGGCGTGCCGGGCGTGGTCGACGCCTTTGTGTACCAGGTGTTCGACCTGCCCCGCCTGCAGCTCAACGTGGACCGGCTGCGGGCCCAGCAGGCGGGCCTCACCCAGCGCGACATTGCCAACAACGTGCTCGTGAACCTGAGCAGCAGCACCCAGACCAGCCCCAACCGCTGGCTGAACCCGCAGAACGGCGTGGACTACCCCGTGGCCGTGCAAACGCCGCCCAGCAGCTTGGCCAACCTCAACCAGATTGGGGCCATCACCGTCACCGGCCCCGGCCAGCTCAGCCCCCAGCTGCTCACCAACTTCACCCAGGTGAACCGCACCCTGACGACGGCCGTGGCCTCGGACTACAACATCCAGCGCACCGTGGACGTCTACGCCAGCGTGAGCGGGCGCGACCTGGGCGGCGTGAGCACGGACCTGCGCCGCCTCATCGCCGACGCCGAGAAGCACCTGCCCAAGGGCACCACCATCGTCATGCGCGGGCAAGTGGAGTCGATGCGCACTTCGTTCATTGGCCTGGGGCTGGGCCTGGCCGGGGCTATCGTGCTGGTGTACCTGCTGATGGCCGTGAACTTCCAGAGCTGGCTCGACCCGCTGATCATCATCACGGCCCTGCCCGGGGCCCTGGCGGGCATCCTGTGGATGCTGTTCGTGACCCAGACCACGCTGAGCGTGCCGGCCCTGATGGGCGCGATTATGTGCATCGGGGTGGCCACGGCCAACTCCATCCTGCTGGTGACGTTCGCCAACGAGCGCCGCGGGGAAGAGCCCGACCTCAGCCCCCGCGACGCGGCCCTGGACGCCGGCTTCACCCGCCTGCGCCCGGTGCTAATGACGGCCCTGGCCATGATCATCGGCCTGCTGCCCATGTCGCTGGGCCTCGGCGAGGGCGGCGAGCAAAACGCCCCGCTCGGCCGCGCCGTGATTGGCGGCCTGCTGCTGGCCACCGGCACCACCCTGTTTTTCGTGCCCATCATGTTTTCTTATTTGAAGAAGAAGGAAGAGCCGGCACCGGCGGCCCGGCCGGAGCCGGAAACTACGCCGGAGCCCCAGCTGGCGTAG